From Streptomyces yatensis, one genomic window encodes:
- the cydD gene encoding thiol reductant ABC exporter subunit CydD, with product MKPIDPRLLRYARATRFFLVASVALGLAGAGLVIAQAMLIAEIVVGAFQRGEDVGALTLPLGLLALVAVGRAVVSWLTELAAHRAGAAVKSELRLRLVERAVRLGPSWLDSQRTGELTTLATRGIDALDDYFARYLPQLGLAVVVPVAVLARIVTADWISALIIVATLPLIPLFMMLIGWATQSRMDRQWRLLSRLSGHFLDVVAGLPTLKVFGRAKAQAASIRAITADYRRATLKTLRLAFLSSLALELLSTVSVALVAVDIGMRLVHGEMDLFTGLVVLVLAPEAYLPLRQVGAQYHAAAEGLAAADEVFAVLEREPSNVGGSPATDVRVAPDVRAALDASVAPEARVTPDAWAAPDAWAAPEARVAPEAWAAPEARVAPDARSAALTLDGLVVRHPGRGEPSLTRTSFEIRPGETVAVVGPSGAGKSTLLNAVLGFAAPDEGRVLIGGRDLAGLDPESWRRQIAWVPQRPYLFAGTIAENVRLARPDADDAAVRAALRDADALRFVSALPDGIESRLGEMGAGLSAGQRQRIALARAFMADRPVLLLDEPTANLDGETEASVVEAVRRLAEGRTVLLVVHRPALLPLADRVLRLPGPDASGGPVLLPDVAGGPVLLPDASGGPALLSEASGGPVLLPDASGGPALRPEASGGPVLPPDALRESALGGGVRPGPTVSLRPVTAPGGPVASRNSAASRRSAARPRRGALARVRGAARGGRGRFGLALLLGSLALLSAVGLMAVSGWLISRAAQQPPVLYLMVAVTATRAFGIGRAVFRYAERLVSHDAVLRVLAELRVAVYRRLERLAPAGLGRTRRGDLLSRLVADVDAVQDYFLRWLLPVGTALTVGVASVGFLTWVLPEAGAVLAAGLLVAGVAVPVVSGALARRAERRLAPARGALSAQVVDLLAGAAELTVAGALPRRLDAVRRADGALTGIARRAAAAAGTGAGLSALVCGLTVAAAAWVGVPAVADGRIHGVWLAVVVLTPLAAFEAVAGLPLAVQHRQRVRRAAERVYEVLDEPLPVREPDQARREEAPGAPYPLVLRGITARHPGQGAAALDGFGLELRPGRRVAVVGPSGAGKSTLAQVLLRFLDTEDGTYTLAGRDAADLDGDAVRRLVGLCAQDAHVFDSSLRENLRLARPGASDDELRAALAAARLLAWVDGLPNGLDTLVGEQGARLSGGQRQRLALARALLADFPVLVLDEPAEHLDLPTADALTADLLSATQGRTTVLITHRLAGLDAVDEVIVLDGGRAVQRGTYGELASADGPFRRMLDREAAEGGALESGALVGLVGAGHGGAGR from the coding sequence GTGAAACCAATCGATCCCCGGCTGCTGCGGTACGCACGGGCCACCCGGTTCTTCCTGGTCGCCTCCGTGGCGCTGGGCCTGGCCGGAGCGGGTCTGGTCATCGCGCAGGCGATGCTGATCGCCGAGATCGTGGTGGGTGCCTTCCAGCGGGGCGAGGACGTGGGGGCGCTGACGCTTCCACTGGGGCTGCTGGCGCTGGTCGCCGTCGGCCGGGCGGTCGTCTCCTGGCTGACCGAGCTGGCCGCCCATCGGGCCGGCGCGGCGGTCAAGTCGGAGCTGCGGCTGCGACTGGTGGAACGGGCCGTGCGGCTCGGGCCGAGCTGGCTGGACTCCCAGCGGACCGGTGAACTCACCACCCTCGCCACCCGGGGCATCGACGCGCTGGACGACTACTTCGCGCGCTATCTGCCCCAATTGGGGCTGGCCGTGGTGGTGCCGGTGGCGGTGCTCGCCCGGATCGTCACCGCGGACTGGATCTCCGCGCTGATCATCGTCGCCACGCTGCCGCTGATCCCGCTGTTCATGATGCTCATCGGCTGGGCCACCCAGTCCCGGATGGACCGCCAGTGGCGGCTGCTGTCCCGGCTGTCCGGGCACTTCCTCGATGTCGTCGCCGGACTGCCGACCCTCAAGGTCTTCGGCCGGGCGAAGGCCCAGGCGGCCTCGATCCGCGCGATCACGGCCGACTACCGGCGGGCCACGCTCAAGACGCTGCGGCTGGCCTTCCTGTCCTCCCTGGCCCTGGAACTGCTCTCCACCGTGTCGGTCGCCCTGGTCGCGGTCGACATCGGGATGCGGCTGGTGCACGGCGAGATGGACCTCTTCACCGGGCTCGTGGTGCTGGTGCTCGCCCCTGAGGCGTACCTGCCGCTGCGGCAGGTGGGCGCGCAGTACCACGCGGCGGCGGAGGGGCTGGCGGCGGCGGACGAGGTGTTCGCGGTGCTGGAGCGCGAGCCCTCGAACGTCGGCGGTTCGCCGGCAACCGATGTCCGGGTGGCGCCCGATGTCCGGGCGGCACTCGATGCCTCGGTGGCCCCCGAGGCCCGGGTGACCCCCGACGCCTGGGCGGCCCCCGACGCCTGGGCGGCCCCCGAGGCCCGGGTGGCCCCCGAGGCCTGGGCGGCCCCCGAGGCCCGGGTGGCCCCTGACGCCCGGAGCGCCGCGCTCACGCTGGACGGGCTGGTGGTTCGCCACCCCGGGCGCGGCGAACCGTCCCTCACCCGGACCTCGTTCGAGATCCGTCCGGGGGAGACGGTCGCCGTCGTGGGCCCCAGCGGTGCCGGGAAGTCGACGCTGCTGAACGCCGTGCTGGGCTTCGCGGCACCGGACGAGGGCCGGGTGCTGATCGGGGGCCGCGACCTGGCCGGGCTGGACCCGGAGAGCTGGCGGCGGCAGATCGCCTGGGTGCCCCAGCGCCCGTATCTCTTCGCCGGGACCATCGCGGAGAACGTCCGGCTGGCCCGGCCGGACGCCGATGACGCGGCGGTACGGGCCGCCCTGCGGGACGCGGACGCACTGCGCTTCGTCTCCGCGCTTCCGGACGGGATCGAGTCCCGGCTCGGAGAGATGGGCGCCGGGCTCTCCGCGGGCCAGCGGCAGCGGATCGCCCTGGCGCGCGCCTTCATGGCCGACCGGCCGGTGCTGCTGCTGGACGAGCCGACGGCGAATCTGGACGGCGAGACGGAGGCATCGGTCGTCGAGGCGGTGCGGCGGCTGGCCGAGGGCCGCACGGTGCTGCTGGTGGTCCACCGCCCGGCGCTGCTTCCGCTGGCTGACCGCGTGCTGCGGCTGCCGGGGCCGGATGCTTCTGGCGGACCGGTCCTCCTGCCCGATGTTGCTGGTGGGCCGGTGCTCCTGCCGGACGCTTCCGGTGGACCTGCTCTCCTGTCCGAGGCTTCCGGCGGGCCGGTGCTCCTGCCGGACGCTTCCGGTGGACCTGCTCTCCGGCCCGAGGCTTCTGGCGGACCGGTCCTCCCGCCGGACGCTCTGCGCGAGTCGGCGTTGGGGGGTGGCGTGCGCCCGGGGCCGACCGTCTCTCTCCGGCCCGTGACCGCGCCGGGCGGACCGGTCGCGTCGCGGAACTCGGCTGCGTCGCGTCGCTCGGCCGCACGTCCGCGCCGAGGCGCGCTGGCGCGGGTGCGGGGCGCCGCGCGCGGAGGCCGCGGCCGGTTCGGGCTGGCGCTGCTGCTCGGGAGCCTCGCCCTGCTGAGCGCGGTCGGGCTGATGGCCGTCTCCGGTTGGCTGATCTCCCGGGCCGCGCAGCAGCCGCCCGTCCTCTATCTGATGGTGGCCGTCACCGCGACGCGGGCGTTCGGGATCGGCCGGGCCGTCTTCCGCTACGCCGAGCGTCTGGTCTCGCATGACGCCGTGCTGCGGGTGCTGGCCGAGCTGAGGGTCGCCGTCTACCGGCGGCTGGAGCGGCTGGCGCCCGCCGGACTCGGCCGGACGCGCCGCGGCGATCTGCTCTCCCGGCTGGTGGCCGATGTGGACGCCGTCCAGGACTACTTCCTGCGCTGGCTGCTGCCCGTCGGTACCGCCCTGACCGTCGGCGTGGCCTCGGTGGGCTTCCTCACCTGGGTGCTGCCCGAGGCCGGGGCCGTGCTGGCGGCGGGGCTGCTGGTGGCGGGGGTCGCGGTGCCCGTCGTGTCCGGGGCGCTCGCGCGGCGGGCGGAGCGCCGGCTGGCCCCGGCGCGCGGTGCCCTGTCGGCGCAGGTCGTCGATCTGCTGGCCGGGGCCGCCGAGTTGACCGTCGCGGGCGCGCTGCCGCGTCGGCTGGACGCGGTACGCCGGGCCGATGGGGCGCTCACCGGGATCGCCCGGCGGGCGGCGGCCGCCGCAGGCACCGGTGCCGGGCTGTCCGCACTGGTCTGCGGGCTGACCGTGGCGGCCGCGGCGTGGGTGGGAGTGCCGGCCGTGGCGGACGGCCGGATCCACGGGGTGTGGCTGGCGGTCGTGGTGCTGACCCCGCTCGCCGCCTTCGAGGCCGTCGCGGGGCTGCCGCTCGCGGTGCAGCACCGGCAGCGGGTGCGGCGGGCCGCGGAGCGGGTGTACGAGGTGCTGGACGAGCCGCTTCCGGTGCGCGAGCCGGACCAGGCGCGGCGCGAGGAGGCGCCCGGTGCGCCGTATCCGCTGGTGCTGCGCGGGATCACCGCCCGCCACCCCGGGCAGGGTGCCGCCGCGCTGGACGGGTTCGGCCTGGAGCTGCGGCCGGGCCGCCGGGTCGCGGTCGTCGGCCCGTCGGGGGCGGGCAAGAGCACGCTCGCCCAGGTGCTGCTCCGCTTCCTGGACACCGAGGACGGCACCTACACCCTGGCGGGCCGGGACGCCGCCGACCTGGACGGGGACGCGGTGCGGCGGCTCGTCGGTCTCTGCGCCCAGGACGCCCATGTCTTCGACAGTTCGCTGCGCGAGAACCTGCGGCTGGCCCGCCCCGGCGCGAGCGATGACGAGCTGCGCGCGGCGCTGGCCGCGGCCCGGCTGCTGGCCTGGGTGGACGGACTGCCGAACGGCCTGGACACGCTCGTCGGCGAGCAGGGCGCACGGCTCTCGGGCGGTCAGCGGCAGCGGCTGGCGCTTGCCCGCGCGCTGCTGGCGGACTTCCCCGTGCTGGTGCTGGACGAACCGGCCGAGCACCTGGACCTGCCCACGGCCGACGCCCTGACGGCCGACCTGCTGTCGGCGACCCAGGGGCGCACCACGGTCCTGATCACACACCGGCTGGCGGGCCTGGACGCGGTGGACGAGGTGATCGTGCTCGACGGGGGCCGGGCCGTCCAGCGCGGCACGTACGGAGAACTGGCCTCGGCCGACGGACCGTTCCGCCGGATGCTGGACCGCGAGGCCGCGGAGGGCGGAGCCCTGGAGAGCGGAGCGCTGGTGGGGCTGGTGGGTGCCGGGCACGGGGGCGCTGGGCGCTAG
- a CDS encoding sensor histidine kinase, with translation MAAAAPSPDPLDVAAEATRGLRGLSTELTARLPRLLEAMRSLGDGPDAHTVLDRIVRTAAELVGARRAAIGVHHAAGDAAEGQGLADVVTYGETDTETDRERCAELLADARRAESPSDDRPPGSYLSVPLRVGEEVFGTLYLAGKRDDGPFTESDRHLVEVLATEAGIAIGHTRVQGATRQRERWIEGSVAVTQTLLSGGAGEGPAVVAEKVRELADAVVGIVLLPEEGDGGLKVAAVAADERSGLLGTVLPARSPAVPRLLAGQPVVIEDPAADPLLGTGVPGRYGPSLMVPLSSGERVVGVLATAREHGARPFTATERTLAAQFAAQAAVALVLAEAQRDRERLAVLEERDRIARDLHDLVVQRLFATGMLLESAERQSDAPEVRERIERAVEELGATIQEVRMAIYALQQTPPETPPGLRGRVLREVRAAAVPLGFQPSLTFVGPVDSRVGTATGAHLVAALREALSNAFRHARAERIEVVVDATGQLADGRPSVRLTVADDGVGVPAGGRRSGLTNLVRRAEALGGSSGVGPGLGEGGRGTAVVWEAPLPSEGA, from the coding sequence ATGGCGGCCGCTGCGCCCTCCCCCGATCCCCTGGACGTGGCCGCGGAGGCGACCCGGGGTCTGCGTGGGCTGTCCACCGAGCTCACGGCGCGGCTCCCGCGGCTGCTGGAGGCGATGCGTTCGCTCGGCGACGGGCCGGACGCCCACACCGTCCTCGACCGGATCGTGCGCACCGCGGCCGAGCTGGTGGGCGCCCGCCGCGCCGCGATCGGGGTGCACCACGCCGCCGGCGACGCCGCCGAAGGGCAGGGCTTGGCCGATGTGGTCACTTACGGCGAGACCGACACCGAGACCGACCGGGAGCGGTGCGCAGAGCTGCTGGCCGACGCACGGCGCGCCGAGTCGCCGTCGGATGACCGGCCGCCGGGCTCGTACCTCAGCGTTCCGCTGCGGGTCGGGGAGGAGGTCTTCGGCACCCTCTACCTCGCCGGGAAGCGGGACGACGGTCCGTTCACCGAGTCCGACCGGCATCTGGTCGAGGTGCTGGCGACGGAGGCGGGGATCGCCATCGGCCACACCCGCGTCCAGGGGGCCACCCGCCAGCGCGAGCGCTGGATCGAGGGATCGGTGGCCGTCACCCAGACGCTGCTGTCCGGCGGCGCCGGGGAAGGGCCCGCCGTGGTCGCCGAGAAGGTCAGGGAACTCGCGGACGCGGTGGTGGGGATCGTGCTGCTGCCGGAGGAGGGCGATGGCGGGCTGAAGGTCGCGGCGGTGGCCGCCGATGAGCGGTCCGGGCTGCTCGGCACCGTACTGCCGGCCCGCTCCCCAGCCGTGCCGAGGCTGCTGGCCGGGCAGCCGGTCGTCATCGAGGACCCGGCCGCCGACCCGCTGCTCGGCACCGGCGTCCCCGGGCGTTACGGGCCGAGCCTGATGGTCCCGCTGAGCAGCGGGGAACGGGTGGTCGGCGTGCTGGCCACCGCGCGCGAGCACGGCGCCCGCCCGTTCACCGCCACCGAGCGCACGCTGGCCGCCCAGTTCGCGGCGCAGGCGGCGGTCGCGCTGGTGCTCGCCGAGGCGCAGCGCGACCGGGAGCGGCTCGCGGTCCTCGAGGAGCGCGATCGGATCGCCCGCGATCTCCACGACCTCGTCGTCCAGCGGCTCTTCGCGACCGGGATGCTGCTGGAGAGCGCGGAGCGCCAGTCGGACGCGCCGGAGGTGCGGGAGCGGATCGAGCGGGCCGTCGAGGAACTGGGCGCCACCATCCAGGAGGTGCGGATGGCGATCTACGCACTGCAGCAGACCCCGCCCGAGACGCCGCCCGGGTTGCGCGGCCGGGTGCTGCGGGAGGTCAGGGCCGCCGCCGTGCCGCTGGGCTTCCAGCCGTCCCTGACCTTCGTGGGACCGGTGGACTCCCGGGTCGGCACGGCCACCGGCGCCCATCTCGTCGCGGCGCTGCGCGAGGCGCTGTCCAACGCCTTCCGGCACGCGCGGGCGGAACGGATCGAGGTGGTCGTGGACGCCACTGGGCAGCTTGCGGACGGGCGACCGTCGGTGCGGCTGACCGTCGCGGACGACGGGGTGGGCGTGCCCGCGGGCGGGCGGCGCAGCGGCCTGACGAACCTGGTGCGGCGGGCCGAGGCGTTGGGCGGATCGAGCGGCGTCGGGCCCGGACTCGGGGAGGGCGGGCGCGGGACGGCGGTGGTGTGGGAGGCGCCGCTACCGAGCGAGGGCGCCTGA